From Mugil cephalus isolate CIBA_MC_2020 chromosome 4, CIBA_Mcephalus_1.1, whole genome shotgun sequence:
TATGCAAGACGGAAAATTCCACATATCAAACTCTGTGGTATTTCCATGTGGTCCAGTTTAATTTAGTGACAGAACTGTTTTGTCTCTGGATTCTTATTTGAATTTTTGTAACCATTTCCTCGTCGTGTTGCAGAATTATCACCGGTCACCTGCTAGATCTCCAGTCAGTTTAGTGTGCGTCCCACAACCAACCATCGCCAACATTCAACCTCAGCCTCATCTTTACCTGCTGAAATTAAAAATCAGTATCACTTTTCACCACAAACCACTGGCGCTTTGTTCTGCTTTCCTTGTGACGCTGAAATTCTTAAGTCTGGGGTTTCTGGTGACATATATTAATCAGTGTCaaagaataaatgtgtgaaCCAGATTTAGCAGAAAGCTAATTTCCATGTGTAGCTcgaacacagaaacacacaccagcagatTTTCCTAATAAACTCCCCAGCAGTCACTTTGAACTGAAAACAAGAccagttttatttcatgataCTGCATTGAAGTCAAAATCTCTAGCCACCACCCCACAGCCCCCCATCTTATTTCAGCttactttttaatataaatcaCAACCTGAATTGGTGAGAATCTCCACAGACATAAAAGCAAGTATTCCTTAGCAGctaacaataaatacatttttaaaaaaaagctggaaaaaaaaagatttgatctGCTTGCTTATCAAaacttttttatataaaaataaaacaaaagctaaaGAAAGTCTCCACTTTCATCTCGTTGTCATGCTTTGGTTCCTAAAGTagcaaaaaaagataatttccaaacttttaacagatttttgaagatgaaaatattcTGCTCTGATTTTCCAAAATTCTCTTAGCACCATATATCTATAGCAGTctggaggtgtcgtgggcctcaCCAGCGAAACACCCAAGAAGGAGGGCGTCCACTTGATAACCCAAAGGATGCTGTCACTCACATCTAGTCTCTCGAGTTTATCTACTGGATTGTCGGGATGAGACAGAGAACTGAATCCTGCCTTAGAGTTTTAAGTGTGTAAGTGCAAGCaccccaaacaaacaaaatacatatttcaagttgtgttaaaagaaaaaaaaaaacttcgtATAAAAGCAGCTTATTTGCTTCTGTGTGTATCTGAACAGTTTTGATCTGAGGTTCATGCAGAAAGCACGtctaaatctggatcatcttCACCATCCTCACAATCTAACTGAAGGGTTCTCGTGTTATAGAGATCTTGTTTGGTAAAATCCTCAGTGGGAGCTCATTTAAAGTCCCCATGCATGGAAACATCCTGTCAATGAAAGTGTGCGTGAAGGCCTGgatttgtgtgttggtgtccgGGTCAGAGAACAACAGCTTCCCTTTGTTCCAGTCCAGGTGAACTCTGATCTTCTGGAGCTTCTTCTTCACTCTGAGAACAGTCGGTGGCTCTCCCATCACTCGTGAGCTGTATTTGCCGTTGTAGAACTCTATCTGCCAGAATCCAGATTTTAGCCGGCCCTTCTTGTGGATGGTTTCTGCTGCCACGCCCACAAACCAAGCCATGTTGTCTCCAACTGCAACATCCCAACTGTGAATGCCCGAGCTGAATCCCTCGGAGGCCCGGACAGAGCGATGGTAGTCGGTCCTTTCTGGATTTTCAGGAAGCCGCCGCCTCTCTCCGTgactcacactggtcagatcttcagagACGATGAATTCTGGGTTGGCAGTGTTCGGATCCAGAATCACAGGACTGTAGGAGACCATGTTCCTCAtcttgttccagatgttgaaggctaagttgcccagatgtttggccacaTCTATGAGAGCTCCTGAGaccatctgtggatcatccatcagggggcgctgctgcactctttccactgcagccttgtagttgatcaggaatgagacgtcttcagctttcagctccttctctgtgactctgattgtgtctgaaagagctgttaTCTCTATGCTCAGCACATCAATATTCACCTTGATgatctgactcttctgctcctcttcctccctcagagctttgatcctggcctcctcttcctcttgtagaaactggtgaagcttcttaaactgctccttaatcttcctctctgtgtgttcagCCTGGACCTTAATGTGTCCCGCTGTTTCATCAAAGTTTGCTTTTACGGACTGAAAGACCTTTAGTTTTTCCTGAACAGGTTCCAGGAGCTTCTGTAGTTTCCCTTTGTGCTCATGTGCAAATTCGTGGATGGGTCTGAACCTGTGGTTGATGTGTAATTTTGAATCCCGACAGACGAGACATGCTGGTTGTTGATGGTCCAGACAgaacagtttcagtttctcagcgtgcagactgcagagaggctCAGACCCGGCTGAAACTCTCTGATTTCTCTCCAGCAAAAAGGCGTCACACAGATTCTTTAAAGCCAAGTTACGCGGTGGTTCACTCCTTGATGATTTTCTCTTACAAATCGGACACTCCTGTATGGGTTTACCTCTCCACCAGGTCTGCAGACAGTCTCTACAGAAGCTGTGGCTGCACGACAGGACAACAGGCTCTTTGAAGATGTCCTGGCAGATAGGACAGGAGAGATCGTCTTCAGACTGGAAAGGCATTAGGACCCGTGACAGAATCATGTAAACAGGAAATCACTCTCGGCTAATTGTCTTCCTTTGCAAAGTTCCCTGAAAGATAGAAAGATACATTCCCtcgttttgtatttgtttttttttgcttcttaaATTTACAGTTCAGAAATGCAGCGTGGTTAAAGTTATTTGCTGCTCTGGCATTCCTCCCCCGGTGGAAGTAGACtgtttcagtctctctctccctctcagggtgtgtgtatttgttccTTCCTGGTTAAGGAGCAACCACAGTGTTTCCTGGTTTGTCTCGGAGGTGGAGCTTTGTCAGGTGATCTGTGTCACGTAGCTCTGCCCTTATCTTAAGGCACAAGTTCCCTTGAGCTGTTCATTAATCTAGTACATCAGTAACACTCTTACTGTTTGTGTGAAAATAACAGAGAAGACCTCTGATTTGCTGTTTGAGCACGGTTTTCTTTAGCCTTTTCAAAGATCTTCAGTTTCTCCTGTACAGGCGTGAAGATTTTCAATAGCTCCTGTCTGTGATCCTATGTGGATTCATCGGTCagtctaaatgtatttatttattttttgtgtatttttgaatcTCTACAGATGACACACACCGGCTGCTGATGATCCAGACAgaacagtttcagtttctcagagtgcagactgcagagaggctCAGATTTTGTAGAAGCTTTCCGGCTTCACACAGGTTCTTTAACACCGGGTTACAGGGTGTTTCATCCTTTGATGATCTTCTGTTACAAACCGGACACTGCTGTATTTGCTTCTCTCTCCACCATCTCTGCAGACAATTGAATCATTTACCTCCTCTCCCTGAGTTGTGAAGCTAAATCAGGTAAACTATTAaggtaaacaaaaacatgcagtaTTTACGTGCTAATTTGCTGTTTATTAAGTTAATCTGCAGAGACTCTACTCTAAACTTTAGAGTCTACTCTAAACTCATGGCTCTCATCAGTGAGTGGTCAGcaagttgaacattttgtcaTGCAAGATGATGTTAGAACCATAAAAAAGGTATTTGAGAGACAAGACAAGAACCGAACTGTCATGGTGACGTGTCTGGGTCAGTGCATCTCCAGAACTACAGCTCTTGTGGGTTCTTCCTGGTCTGTCGTGGTCAGTACCTACCAAACGTTGTCCAAAGAGGGAGAAGAACTACAGACAGGGTCACAGACCAAGGATCATTGATGGATATCTGGTCTGATCCAAAAGACCAGGTACTGTAGCAGATGCTGGTTATGATGTAACCTGTgatcctggcctcctcctcAGGCATCTCTTTTTGTTTGGGGCTGTGTAGCTGGAGGCTGAGATCAAGTCAACATGTAACCAAAGCAACCAAAACTAAAGTAGGATCATGAGCAAAATAAATTTCagtaaagtcacattttaaaaaaacaacaacaaatgaacgCAAATTACCAAAGATCCAGATggtgaaacatttgttttaaaatacactTTACAAATGACAACTTGCCTGTcttaccccacctctcgccctatgccagctgggataggctccagcaacccccacaaccgtatgaagatgagatgagatgagattacaACTTGCAAATGTTTATAAAGTTAACTTTTTGACATAGCTACCATTTTAGAGGGTAAAGTTGATGTAGCTTCATTATTATTGgtaatcaaatacatttttatttaatttatttattaaattttcaattattaaaaaaacaacaacatttagtTTGAATTGCTGACCACAGAAAATTACTTTGGAAATTACCTAACAAATTCAGGGAAAAAGATAACATCTTAATGAATTCAAcataagtttttgttttattttatttttattagctttatgaataataataaataataattcaccGCTTTAATTCACcattcacattt
This genomic window contains:
- the LOC125006212 gene encoding nuclear factor 7, brain-like codes for the protein MILSRVLMPFQSEDDLSCPICQDIFKEPVVLSCSHSFCRDCLQTWWRGKPIQECPICKRKSSRSEPPRNLALKNLCDAFLLERNQRVSAGSEPLCSLHAEKLKLFCLDHQQPACLVCRDSKLHINHRFRPIHEFAHEHKGKLQKLLEPVQEKLKVFQSVKANFDETAGHIKVQAEHTERKIKEQFKKLHQFLQEEEEARIKALREEEEQKSQIIKVNIDVLSIEITALSDTIRVTEKELKAEDVSFLINYKAAVERVQQRPLMDDPQMVSGALIDVAKHLGNLAFNIWNKMRNMVSYSPVILDPNTANPEFIVSEDLTSVSHGERRRLPENPERTDYHRSVRASEGFSSGIHSWDVAVGDNMAWFVGVAAETIHKKGRLKSGFWQIEFYNGKYSSRVMGEPPTVLRVKKKLQKIRVHLDWNKGKLLFSDPDTNTQIQAFTHTFIDRMFPCMGTLNELPLRILPNKISITREPFS